One window of Pseudacidobacterium ailaaui genomic DNA carries:
- a CDS encoding ArdC family protein → MATTDRPQPQSFKRDFRQEATDAIIRMLEEGVAPWQKPWQSGAIVTPFNPTTEKPYRGGNAVYLMAVAAKRGYDDPRWMSYKQAQQRGWQVRRGETGTQIEYWEFPSASREREQRGSQPHSEQGDKIAPRMIHRIYTVFNAKQIDGIPSYTPKQRQEFEIVRAAESILEHSGARILHDQNDRAFYNRSADSIHLPPKAAFSSAPDYYGTALHELAHWTGHPSRLNRQTLNESYRFGDLNYAQEELRAEMTSLFLAAERGIPHNPASDAAYVGS, encoded by the coding sequence ATGGCAACGACTGATCGCCCTCAGCCGCAAAGTTTCAAACGCGATTTCCGGCAGGAAGCTACAGACGCCATCATTCGCATGCTCGAAGAAGGTGTTGCACCGTGGCAGAAACCGTGGCAATCGGGCGCGATCGTAACGCCATTCAATCCGACCACCGAAAAGCCATACCGCGGCGGCAATGCCGTCTACCTCATGGCGGTTGCTGCCAAACGCGGCTATGACGATCCGCGATGGATGAGCTACAAGCAGGCGCAACAACGCGGCTGGCAGGTCCGTCGAGGCGAGACCGGAACGCAGATTGAATATTGGGAGTTTCCGTCCGCATCGCGCGAGCGGGAGCAACGCGGTAGTCAGCCGCATTCCGAGCAGGGCGACAAGATCGCGCCGCGGATGATTCACCGCATCTACACTGTGTTCAACGCAAAACAGATCGATGGGATTCCGTCCTACACGCCGAAGCAGCGCCAGGAATTCGAGATCGTACGAGCTGCCGAATCCATCCTGGAGCACTCGGGCGCGCGCATCCTGCACGATCAGAACGATCGCGCCTTCTACAATCGCTCCGCTGATTCGATTCACCTGCCGCCCAAGGCAGCGTTCTCTTCCGCGCCGGATTACTACGGAACCGCGCTTCATGAGCTCGCTCACTGGACCGGCCATCCCAGCCGGCTCAACCGGCAAACACTGAATGAGAGTTATCGCTTTGGCGACCTGAATTATGCCCAGGAGGAGCTGCGCGCCGAAATGACCAGCTTGTTCCTGGCTGCCGAGCGCGGCATTCCGCACAATCCGGCGAGCGATGCGGCCTATGTCGGCTCCTAG
- a CDS encoding TrlF family AAA-like ATPase, with protein sequence MELTLAVPCQALLILDADFPVDLLPQVVQALSVTPAPDGAARHAPVQRLEHIKTLQELYDELNKREFLRDRFIVFPHVGESGNSTLLRSGFAAHYKSMPCVGGFVDGSVAQHGKGNIEILDGRNKEYGNKAIAVFQTSDNRNRNFSELGQHVTWVKWARPTAEALRQACLARFSRISHVEPRLPAIRITRVEVSNSKFLGPIALDFNPQYNAVIGGRGTGKSTILEYIRWALCDQPPSADNSGEELADFQKRRQTLIEGTLLPLDAVVDVSFLLNGVAHVVRRKASGELTLKIGDASFQSCTEQNVRELLPIRAYSQKQLSAVGARLDELRRFVHAPIQGELDALQERIGALAIELRAGFDKVVRYRTLQSEIAAHEIERKSLNEQIGKLRASLKGLSPQDRAIIARQAIYEAEQRIVQTLERDMGAAKQALAAVANEFKRLPTAIDTGKATENGELLKEAHASIAGWIGDIQNAIAQFQDACNDSSAGRPLERYFANIAKWRERRELHRKEYEEAKRRAAAHEETLKQIQGLEGRLAELNEIADGKNQQLARLGDPAAEFTALRNEWKAAHRKRADLLEGQCSELTKVSKSRLNAVLKRAADIAPLAEKLKQIIKGTKARGERIDKLVEQISDAADPLETWHAILDELQSLAWVRVEDEATTQLPTTPRFDNAGFTAREKLALARQIQPAAWLELLLFDLKDLPVFEYQVRDDDFLPFEHASPGQQATALLSILLLQDGPPLLIDQPEDDLNMKVINEIVETLWQAKAHRQVIFASHNANLVVNGDAEYIMCCDYRTTATESGGQIKCTAQSTCPRSIAR encoded by the coding sequence ATGGAACTGACGCTGGCCGTGCCCTGTCAGGCCCTTCTCATTCTGGACGCAGATTTTCCGGTCGATCTATTGCCCCAAGTCGTCCAAGCCCTAAGCGTCACGCCCGCTCCGGACGGCGCTGCGCGGCACGCGCCCGTTCAGCGCCTTGAACACATCAAGACCCTGCAAGAACTGTACGACGAACTGAACAAGCGCGAGTTTCTACGCGACCGCTTCATCGTCTTCCCGCATGTCGGCGAGAGCGGGAACTCCACCCTGCTACGAAGCGGCTTCGCCGCGCATTACAAAAGCATGCCTTGTGTCGGCGGTTTCGTAGATGGTTCCGTAGCGCAACACGGCAAGGGGAATATCGAGATTCTCGATGGGAGGAACAAAGAGTACGGCAACAAGGCGATTGCCGTCTTTCAGACATCCGATAACCGTAACCGGAATTTCTCGGAACTCGGCCAGCATGTGACCTGGGTGAAATGGGCGCGGCCCACCGCGGAAGCGCTTCGCCAAGCATGCCTGGCGCGCTTTTCGCGGATTTCGCACGTCGAGCCCCGATTGCCCGCCATCCGGATTACCCGCGTGGAGGTGTCGAATAGCAAATTCCTTGGCCCTATCGCTCTCGATTTCAACCCTCAGTACAATGCGGTCATTGGCGGGCGCGGAACCGGTAAATCTACGATTCTCGAATACATCCGCTGGGCGCTCTGCGACCAACCGCCGAGCGCTGACAACAGTGGCGAAGAACTTGCGGATTTCCAGAAGCGACGGCAAACGCTCATCGAAGGTACGCTGCTGCCGCTCGACGCGGTTGTCGATGTATCGTTCCTGCTGAACGGTGTGGCCCATGTTGTCCGGCGAAAGGCTTCGGGAGAACTGACACTGAAGATAGGTGACGCTTCCTTTCAGTCCTGCACGGAGCAGAACGTTCGGGAGCTGCTCCCCATACGGGCCTACAGCCAGAAGCAGCTTAGTGCAGTGGGGGCGCGCCTCGATGAGCTACGCCGCTTCGTCCATGCGCCCATCCAGGGCGAACTTGACGCTTTGCAGGAGCGAATTGGCGCGCTGGCGATCGAGCTCCGGGCCGGCTTTGACAAGGTTGTCCGCTACCGCACCCTCCAATCTGAGATTGCGGCGCATGAGATCGAGCGCAAATCGCTTAACGAGCAGATTGGAAAACTCCGCGCATCCTTAAAGGGACTTTCGCCGCAGGATCGTGCTATCATTGCGCGGCAGGCCATTTACGAAGCAGAGCAGCGGATCGTCCAGACGCTCGAACGCGATATGGGCGCGGCGAAACAGGCGCTCGCTGCCGTGGCCAATGAATTTAAGCGTCTCCCCACAGCAATCGACACGGGCAAAGCCACTGAAAATGGCGAACTGTTAAAAGAAGCGCACGCGAGCATCGCTGGATGGATCGGTGACATTCAGAATGCCATCGCCCAGTTTCAGGACGCCTGCAACGACTCCAGCGCCGGTAGGCCGCTGGAACGCTACTTCGCAAACATTGCTAAATGGCGCGAGCGGCGCGAACTTCATCGCAAGGAATATGAGGAGGCCAAAAGGCGCGCCGCCGCGCACGAGGAGACCCTTAAGCAGATACAGGGACTGGAAGGACGGCTCGCAGAGCTCAATGAGATCGCGGACGGCAAAAACCAGCAACTCGCTCGGCTCGGGGATCCAGCTGCGGAATTCACGGCGCTGCGCAACGAATGGAAGGCGGCACATCGCAAGCGGGCCGATCTTCTCGAAGGCCAGTGCTCAGAACTTACGAAGGTTTCAAAATCGCGGCTCAACGCCGTTTTGAAGCGGGCGGCCGACATCGCGCCGCTCGCGGAGAAACTCAAGCAGATCATTAAAGGCACGAAAGCCCGCGGCGAGCGCATCGACAAACTTGTGGAGCAGATTTCCGACGCTGCCGATCCTTTGGAAACCTGGCATGCCATTCTGGACGAGCTCCAATCGCTCGCGTGGGTGCGGGTCGAGGACGAGGCGACCACACAGTTGCCGACCACACCGCGCTTCGACAACGCCGGTTTCACTGCTAGGGAGAAGCTGGCGCTTGCCCGTCAAATTCAGCCTGCGGCGTGGCTGGAGCTCCTATTGTTCGACCTTAAGGACCTTCCCGTGTTCGAGTATCAGGTCCGCGACGACGATTTTCTGCCTTTCGAACACGCCTCGCCAGGCCAGCAAGCGACGGCGCTCCTCTCGATCCTTCTGCTGCAGGACGGCCCGCCGCTCCTCATCGACCAGCCAGAAGACGATCTGAACATGAAAGTCATAAACGAGATCGTGGAGACGCTGTGGCAGGCGAAGGCGCACCGGCAGGTGATCTTTGCAAGCCATAACGCGAACCTTGTCGTCAATGGCGATGCCGAATACATAATGTGCTGCGATTATCGAACGACGGCTACGGAATCCGGTGGGCAAATTAAGTGCACGGCGCAATCGACGTGCCCGAGATCAATCGCGAGATAG
- the brxL gene encoding BREX system Lon protease-like protein BrxL translates to MTVVMDALDHKAAEAFEGYLVRKDLVRKYARQYPVPTYVVEFLLGRYCASVDEQEIQEGLAIVEKQLKDRTVRTGQEELFKARAKEHGPVKVIDIVRARLDTRRDCYVAELPSLAIGDARIADELVRENERMLTDGFYAEVTLSYDAVVGQEHNGRAFAVDGLRPIQMSKADALDVLARGRAKFSTQEWIELLLRSVGLEPESLDERARRVALLRMVPFVERNYNLVELGPRGTGKSHIYQQISPYSHLISGGKATVAKMFVNMASGQRGLVCQYDVVCFDEVSGISFDQKDGVNIMKGYMASGQFSRGKENIRADGSIVMLGNLDVDIQHQQRIGHLLSPLPPEMRNDTAFLDRLHAYAPGWDFPKLKTGQHLTDHFGLVSDFLSECWNKLRAGTRVNALQGRVYWGGALSGRDIEAVNKTMSGLLKLLYPNPEMPVPDQDLEWMTRLALESRRRVKEQQKRVFKSEFRNTHFSYTLGVEGVEQFVSTPELHSDEAIESDPLPPGQVWAVSMGSPETGVGLYRLEVTSGPGSGVKILNQPVPPAFRESVRIGEQNLYTRAKELVGDRDPREHEFSIQMRAIDADRSGTGLGLPVLVALCGALLGKNTRGGTIVVGALNLGGSVDLIPNAVQIAELAIDKQAQTLLMPVAARRQLNDLSDELWTRISIEFYKDAADAVFKALVE, encoded by the coding sequence ATGACTGTGGTGATGGACGCCTTAGATCATAAAGCCGCCGAGGCTTTTGAAGGCTACCTGGTGCGCAAGGACCTGGTGCGAAAATACGCGCGGCAGTATCCGGTGCCCACTTATGTGGTGGAGTTCCTCCTCGGGCGCTATTGCGCGAGCGTGGATGAACAGGAGATTCAGGAAGGGCTGGCCATCGTAGAGAAGCAACTCAAAGACCGCACGGTGCGCACGGGTCAGGAAGAGCTGTTTAAGGCGCGGGCGAAGGAACACGGGCCAGTGAAAGTGATCGATATCGTCCGGGCGCGGCTGGACACGCGGCGGGATTGCTATGTGGCGGAATTGCCCAGCCTGGCGATCGGCGATGCCCGGATTGCCGATGAGCTGGTTCGCGAGAACGAGCGGATGCTTACTGACGGGTTCTATGCGGAGGTGACACTCTCCTATGACGCTGTGGTCGGCCAGGAACACAACGGCCGCGCCTTCGCTGTAGATGGCCTTCGGCCGATTCAGATGTCCAAGGCTGACGCGCTCGACGTCTTGGCGCGAGGGCGGGCGAAGTTCTCTACGCAGGAATGGATCGAGTTGCTGTTAAGATCCGTGGGCCTCGAACCGGAGAGCCTGGACGAAAGAGCCAGGCGGGTGGCCCTGTTGCGGATGGTCCCGTTCGTCGAACGCAACTACAACCTGGTGGAGCTTGGGCCTCGCGGCACCGGCAAGAGTCATATCTACCAGCAGATTTCGCCCTACTCGCACCTGATCTCGGGCGGGAAGGCGACGGTAGCCAAGATGTTCGTGAACATGGCCAGCGGCCAGCGCGGGTTGGTCTGCCAGTATGACGTGGTTTGCTTCGATGAAGTCTCCGGGATTTCCTTCGACCAGAAGGACGGCGTGAACATCATGAAGGGCTACATGGCGTCCGGCCAGTTCAGCCGGGGCAAGGAGAATATCCGGGCCGATGGCAGCATCGTGATGCTCGGCAATCTGGATGTCGACATACAACACCAGCAGCGAATCGGTCACCTGCTAAGCCCACTGCCGCCGGAGATGCGCAACGATACCGCATTCCTGGACCGCTTGCATGCCTACGCGCCGGGATGGGATTTTCCAAAGCTTAAGACGGGGCAGCATCTGACGGATCATTTTGGCCTGGTGAGTGACTTTCTCAGCGAATGCTGGAACAAGCTGCGCGCCGGCACGCGGGTAAATGCACTTCAAGGGCGGGTGTACTGGGGCGGCGCGCTGAGTGGCCGCGATATTGAAGCGGTGAATAAAACGATGAGCGGTCTGCTGAAACTGCTCTATCCGAACCCGGAGATGCCGGTGCCAGATCAAGATCTGGAGTGGATGACGCGATTGGCTCTGGAATCACGGCGGCGGGTCAAAGAGCAGCAGAAACGAGTATTTAAGAGCGAATTTCGGAATACGCATTTCAGCTACACGCTCGGCGTTGAGGGCGTCGAGCAGTTCGTTTCGACACCGGAGCTGCATAGCGATGAGGCGATTGAGAGCGATCCTTTACCACCAGGGCAGGTTTGGGCCGTCAGCATGGGGTCGCCGGAAACGGGTGTGGGGCTATATCGACTGGAGGTCACCTCGGGACCAGGCAGCGGAGTGAAGATTCTGAACCAGCCCGTACCACCGGCGTTTCGAGAGAGCGTCCGAATTGGAGAGCAGAACCTCTATACACGAGCAAAGGAACTCGTCGGCGATCGTGATCCCCGAGAGCACGAGTTTTCGATCCAAATGCGCGCCATCGATGCGGATCGTTCCGGCACAGGCTTAGGACTCCCTGTACTGGTTGCGCTGTGCGGAGCCCTGCTTGGCAAAAATACGCGCGGCGGAACGATTGTGGTGGGTGCACTGAACCTGGGCGGTTCTGTGGACCTGATTCCGAATGCGGTTCAGATCGCGGAGCTTGCTATTGATAAACAGGCCCAGACATTGCTGATGCCGGTCGCAGCCCGCCGTCAGTTAAATGATCTCTCTGACGAACTCTGGACACGCATCAGCATTGAGTTCTACAAGGACGCCGCGGATGCGGTGTTCAAGGCGTTGGTAGAGTAG
- the pglZ gene encoding BREX-1 system phosphatase PglZ type B, translated as MKKHRTLFDAIKESLAASMRPAEGWAAPATILWTDAEAQWLSLLPALRAVFPWIYTLGSYNPQTRTGPAIWLKCVVDRALPDGLPPGEIPVLYLPHVRRQDLRAAADCPAHLQPLVELQYRGRVWHQSNGHDWTVRAFLVSNDGLGLDIAADRQTEEAMLRALPLLAEVDLRALEGRRLDADDFDKLAVADPVRDVLLWLNHPEKFEAGAKGARWGSFRSVCRSEFALDPEQNPPSEIAGLLVCAEPRLDRVWNRFAEAPQLYSGVAKLMRDPAAAVQGKLTFDGSRDPRINEREEDELRQALAAVPHLAHAAACAKVLELEARHGERRGWVWARLDWSPWAKALAPLACLARAAQTPVGGPGLTAAASAYAESGWQCDAAAMEALALFGAGANASLMAQVVRALYQPWLETSARHFQSLLAADPKTARERVDKTSANQDTCLVFVDGLRFDQAAKLAALLEERSLKATLSWRLAPLPTVTPTAKPAAIPFQDGIRGADGADFTPVMETKTGPRPLTAPILRERLEAAGVEVLDADEIRNASGVSRGGWTECGSIDSRGHSLQADLVHSLSDELSESPSAWRRCSMPAGNA; from the coding sequence GTGAAGAAGCATCGCACTTTGTTTGACGCGATCAAAGAATCGCTGGCCGCCTCCATGCGGCCGGCTGAGGGTTGGGCCGCGCCGGCGACCATCCTTTGGACCGATGCCGAGGCGCAATGGCTCTCTTTGCTGCCCGCGCTGCGCGCGGTCTTTCCCTGGATCTATACACTCGGCTCGTACAACCCGCAGACGCGCACCGGGCCGGCGATCTGGCTCAAGTGCGTGGTCGATCGAGCCCTGCCGGACGGTCTGCCTCCGGGCGAGATTCCCGTTCTCTATCTTCCACACGTGCGGAGGCAGGACCTGCGCGCCGCGGCGGATTGCCCCGCGCATTTGCAGCCGCTGGTGGAACTCCAATACCGCGGGCGCGTCTGGCATCAATCGAATGGCCACGACTGGACCGTGCGGGCGTTTTTGGTTTCTAACGATGGCCTGGGCCTCGATATCGCCGCCGACCGGCAGACCGAGGAAGCGATGCTGCGCGCCCTACCCCTGTTGGCCGAGGTGGATCTTCGCGCGCTCGAAGGACGGCGGCTCGATGCGGACGATTTCGACAAGCTCGCGGTCGCTGATCCCGTGAGGGACGTTCTTCTTTGGCTCAATCATCCCGAGAAGTTCGAAGCAGGCGCAAAGGGCGCGCGCTGGGGGAGTTTCCGCTCCGTCTGCCGGAGCGAGTTCGCCCTGGACCCCGAGCAGAACCCCCCCTCGGAAATCGCGGGGCTTTTGGTATGCGCCGAGCCGCGCCTGGACCGGGTGTGGAACCGTTTTGCGGAGGCTCCCCAACTTTATAGCGGTGTTGCCAAGCTGATGCGCGATCCCGCAGCCGCCGTTCAGGGGAAACTCACGTTTGACGGTTCACGAGATCCTCGAATCAATGAGCGGGAGGAGGACGAACTCAGACAGGCGCTCGCGGCCGTGCCACACCTGGCCCATGCCGCTGCATGCGCGAAGGTGCTGGAACTCGAAGCCCGGCACGGGGAACGGCGGGGTTGGGTGTGGGCTCGTCTCGATTGGAGCCCTTGGGCGAAAGCGCTTGCGCCGTTAGCGTGCCTCGCCCGCGCTGCGCAGACCCCGGTAGGCGGGCCGGGGCTTACGGCAGCCGCCTCCGCCTACGCCGAGTCCGGCTGGCAGTGCGATGCGGCGGCGATGGAGGCTCTGGCCCTTTTCGGCGCGGGAGCGAATGCGTCTCTGATGGCGCAAGTGGTGCGCGCGTTATATCAGCCGTGGCTCGAAACCTCGGCCCGGCATTTTCAATCGCTGCTCGCAGCCGATCCTAAAACTGCTCGTGAGCGGGTGGATAAAACCTCTGCAAATCAGGACACTTGTCTGGTTTTCGTGGATGGGTTGAGGTTCGATCAGGCCGCAAAGCTTGCCGCGCTACTCGAGGAACGATCCCTGAAGGCCACGCTCTCCTGGCGGCTCGCGCCTCTGCCGACCGTGACTCCGACGGCTAAACCGGCCGCGATCCCATTCCAGGACGGCATTCGCGGCGCGGACGGCGCCGACTTCACGCCCGTCATGGAGACGAAGACCGGGCCACGGCCGTTAACCGCACCAATCCTTCGGGAAAGGCTCGAAGCTGCCGGCGTCGAAGTGCTCGATGCCGATGAGATCCGGAATGCCTCAGGCGTGTCGCGCGGCGGATGGACCGAGTGTGGATCGATCGACAGCCGTGGCCACAGCCTTCAGGCCGACCTGGTCCATTCTTTATCCGACGAACTGAGCGAATCGCCGAGCGCGTGGCGGCGCTGCTCGATGCCGGCTGGCAACGCGTAA